Proteins from a genomic interval of Chanos chanos chromosome 3, fChaCha1.1, whole genome shotgun sequence:
- the ska1 gene encoding SKA complex subunit 1 — MSHCELEDLTRHVNDKIAAIKTVLELRAVAKDPDKRSILRKIGQDVCAINGLLDRFEKCVKEQRDLLKHLKELDEFFKEDVQNAQHLKENTPLHMPRGGQVTDENKQPEVHSAPQEQEPPKKSQRNQIKEMEFITVQEFESIPQYMKGRLRYDQLNAAVQTINKAVVGKYKILHQPLKNLTNVTRKLHQRFKDEETEDTKGQFFVVDADIQEFGQVKVDKRFVNMLNMLRHCQRLRETRGGRLTRYVLV, encoded by the exons ATGAGTCACTGTGAGCTGGAGGACTTAACACGACACGTCAATGACAAGATTGCAGCAATCAAAACAGTGTTAGAGCTCCGAGCAGTTG CAAAGGATCCAGACAAACGGAGCATTCTTCGCAAAATCGGGCAGGACGTCTGTGCAATCAATGGACTTCTTGACCGGTTTGAAAAATGTGTCAAAGAACAAAGAGACTTGTTAAAACACTTGAAG GAGCTGGATGAATTCTTCAAAGAGGATGTGCAGAATGCTCAACATCTGAAGGAGAACACCCCCTTACACATGCCCAG AGGTGGTCAGGTGACAGATGAGAACAAACAGCCAGAAGTGCACTCAGCACCTCAAGAGCAAGAGCCTCCCAAGAAGTCCCAGCGCAACCAGATCAAAGAGATGGAGTTCATTACCGTCCAGGAGTTTGAGTCCATCCCACA GTATATGAAAGGCAGACTGCGGTACGACCAGCTCAACGCGGCCGTGCAGACCATCAACAAAGCAGTGGTAGGAAAGTACAAGATCTTACATCAACCACTGAAGAACCTCACCAACGTGACCCGCAAACTCCACCAGCGATTTAAGGACGAGGAGACGGAGGACACCAAAG GTCAGTTTTTCGTGGTGGACGCAGACATTCAGGAGTTCGGGCAGGTGAAGGTGGACAAGCGCTTCGTGAACATGCTCAACATGCTGCGGCACTGCCAGAGGCTGCGCGAGACGCGGGGGGGGCGACTCACGCGGTACGTTCTGGTTTGA
- the LOC115807223 gene encoding solute carrier family 2, facilitated glucose transporter member 11-like, with product MVHALTVLVDSPVLIVAILISGIGGTFQYGFQISSLNSPSPFIKELINATCLQHHGLSLEHWQLSLIWSFIVSTFCIGGLLGSLCAGRLVATYGRKRCLLLNNLVAMCGAVLMVLSKTAMSFEMILVARLIYGINAGISLPVHTMYLTECAPKRLRGMVGFSVTTFGSMGKFVGQLLGISELLGTEERWIWLLAFSGFTGFLQLLILPFLPESPRFLLLERGDQQGCEKAIHKLWGRRTDHRKEVEEMLVEHAALKGMQNRGVTDLLFDRSMRWQLLTVLVTAVTMQLSGMNAVYLYALDVFRAAGIPEHQLRYASLGTGMCEFCTSIAFVMVVESTGKKMLIVRGYLCMAATLGLLTLTLYLQNYVSWMPYCSMILIFLFIFFISSGPAGVTAPLPGEIFPQSLKAAGFTIACTLNWLGLFLVGMVFPIIVEHLDYFCFLIFLVFCLFAGLFVWRNVPETKNRTVLEITAEFQRIHNPAAPTMDAKADQLEANNNHSSLSTRL from the exons ATGGTGCATGCCCTTACAGTGCTG GTGGACAGTCCTGTGCTTATTGTTGCCATCCTGATCTCGGGAATCGGTGGAACGTTTCAGTACGGCTTCCAAATCTCTTCTCTCAACTCCCCTTCCCCT TTTATTAAAGAGTTGATCAACGCCACATGCCTCCAACACCACGGTCTCTCTCTGGAGCACTGGCAGCTGTCCCTCATCTGGTCCTTCATCGTCTCCACCTTCTGTATCGGAGGTCTGCTGGGCTCTCTGTGTGCTGGGCGTCTGGTAGCCACATACGGGAG GAAGAGATGCCTTTTACTCAATAACTTAGTGGCAATGTGTGGAGCTGTGCTGATGGTCCTGAGCAAAACCGCAATGTCTTTTGAGATGATCCTGGTTGCTCGTCTCATCTATGGAATCAATGCAG GTATTTCCTTGCCTGTCCACACCATGTACCTGACGGAGTGTGCCCCTAAGAGGCTGCGGGGGATGGTGGGATTCTCCGTCACCACGTTTGGCTCCATGGGGAAGTTTGTTGGCCAGCTGCTTGGGATCAG TGAACTGTTGGGGACCGAGGAGCGATGGATCTGGCTGTTGGCTTTCAGTGGTTTCACTGGTTTTCTGCAGCTGCTGATCCTGCCTTTTCTCCCGGAATCACCCCGTTTTCTGCTGCTGGAACGTGGAGATCAACAGGGCTGTGAGAAAG cCATCCACAAGTTGTGGGGGAGAAGAACGGACCACCGtaaggaggtggaggagatgcTGGTGGAACACGCTGCTCTGAAGGGCATGCAGAATCGTGGCGTGACCGATCTTCTGTTTGACCGGTCCATGCGTTGGCAACTCCTCACTGTCCTCGTCACCGCCGTCACAATGCAGCTCAGTGGCATGAACGCC GTGTACCTGTATGCGCTTGACGTATTCCGCGCTGCCGGCATTCCGGAGCATCAGCTGCGTTACGCGTCTTTGGGGACAGGCATGTGCGAGTTCTGCACGTCCATTGCTTTC GTAATGGTGGTTGAGAGCACAGGAAAGAAAATGCTGATTGTCAGAGGATACCTGTGCATGGCAGCGACTCTAGGTctcctcactctcacactctacCTGCAG AACTATGTGTCCTGGATGCCCTACTGCAGCATgatcctcatcttcctcttcatctttttcatctCCAGTGGGCCAG CTGGAGTAACAGCGCCCCTCCCTGGAGAAATCTTCCCACAGTCCCTGAAAGCAGCAGGATTCACTATAGCCTGCACCCTCAACTGGCTTGGCCTGTTTCTTGTGGGCATGGTCTTCCCCATCATTGTG GAGCATTTGGACTATTTCTGCTTCCTTATATTCCTGGTCTTTTGCCTCTTCGCCGGGCTGTTTGTGTGGCGGAACGTTCCGGAGACCAAGAACAGGACGGTCCTGGAGATCACAGCAGAGTTTCAGAGAATACACAACCCAGCTGCTCCCACAATGGATGCCAAGGCAGACCAGCTAGAGGCCAATAATAACCACTCCAGCCTTTCTACCAGACTATGA
- the slc2a11l gene encoding solute carrier family 2 member 11, like, with protein sequence MSLSSRTSSGAERTLNMPHALTLLLDSPVLIVAILISGIGGTFQYGFQISSLNSPSTFIKELINATCLQHHGLSLEHWQLSLIWSFIVSTFCIGGLLGSLCAGRLAATYGRKRCLLLNNLVAVCGAVLMVLSKTAMSFEMILVGRFIYGVNAGVGSVVHTMYLMECAPKRLRGMVGVSVTTFLSFGKFSGQLLGISELLGTEERWIWLLAFSGFTGLLQLLTLSFLPESPRFLLLERGDQQGCEKAVRRLWGTSRDHKQEVEEMLVEHAALRGVRSRGVIELLSDRSVRWQLLTTLVSFTTLQLCGINAVYLYSFDVFRAAGIPPHQLRYASLGTGLCEVSTSLACVMVVEKTGKKILFVRGYLGMAATLALLTLTLYLQNYVSWMPYCSMVLIFLFIFFFSSGPAGGTAPLPGEIFPQSLKAAGFTIAWTINWVGLFLVGMVFPIIVEHLDYFCFLIFLVFCLFTGLFVWRNVPETKNRTVLEITAEFQRIHNPAAPTMDAKADQLEANNNHPSLSTRL encoded by the exons ATGTCCCTGTCATCTCGGACAAGCTCTGGTGCAGAGAGGACCCTCAACATGCCACATGCTCTCACGCTGCTG CTGGACAGTCCTGTGCTTATTGTTGCCATTTTGATCTCGGGAATTGGTGGAACGTTTCAGTACGGCTTCCAGATCTCATCCCTTAATTCCCCATCCACT TTTATTAAAGAGTTGATCAACGCCACATGCCTCCAACACCACGGTCTCTCTCTGGAGCACTGGCAGCTGTCCCTCATCTGGTCCTTCATCGTCTCCACCTTCTGTATCGGAGGTCTGCTGGGCTCTCTGTGTGCTGGGCGTCTGGCAGCCACATACGGGAG GAAGAGATGCCTTTTACTCAATAACTTAGTGGCAgtgtgtggagctgtgctgATGGTCCTGAGCAAAACTGCAATGTCTTTTGAGATGATCCTGGTTGGTCGTTTCATCTACGGCGTCAATGCAG GTGTGGGTTCAGTTGTCCACACCATGTATCTGATGGAGTGCGCCCCAAAGAGGCTGCGAGGGATGGTGGGCGTGTCCGTCAccacttttctttcctttgggAAGTTCTCTGGTCAGCTGCTTGGGATCAG tgaactGTTGGGGACTGAGGAGCGATGGATCTGGCTGTTGGCTTTCAGTGGTTTCACTGGTTTGCTGCAGCTGCTGACCCTGTCTTTTCTCCCAGAATCACCCCGTTTTCTGCTGCTGGAACGTGGAGATCAACAGGGCTGTGAGAAAG CCGTACGGAGACTGTGGGGCACGAGCAGGGATCACaagcaggaggtggaggagatgcTGGTGGAGCATGCTGCCTTGAGGGGTGTGCGGAGTCGTGGTGTGATTGAACTGCTGTCTGACCGCTCGGTGCGGTGGCAGCTCCTCACCACCCTCGTCTCCTTCACCACACTGCAGCTCTGTGGCATTAACGCT GTGTACCTGTATTCGTTTGACGTGTTTCGGGCTGCAGGTATACCACCACATCAGCTGCGTTATGCCTCCTTGGGGACAGGCCTGTGTGAGGTCTCCACGTCCTTGGCCTGT GTGATGGTGGTTGAGAAGACAGGAAAGAAAATTCTCTTTGTCAGAGGCTATTTGGGCATGGCAGCGACTCTAGCTCTCCTGACTCTCACACTGTACCTGCAG AACTATGTGTCCTGGATGCCCTACTGCAGCATggtcctcatcttcctcttcatcttcttcttctccagTGGGCCAG CTGGAGGAACAGCGCCCCTCCCTGGAGAAATCTTCCCACAGTCCCTGAAAGCAGCAGGATTCACTATAGCCTGGACGATCAATTGGGTTGGCCTGTTTCTTGTGGGCATGGTCTTCCCCATCATTGTG GAGCATTTGGACTATTTCTGCTTCCTTATATTCCTGGTCTTTTGCCTCTTCACCGGGCTGTTTGTGTGGCGGAACGTACCGGAGACCAAGAACAGGACGGTCCTGGAGATCACAGCAGAGTTTCAGAGAATACACAACCCAGCTGCTCCCACAATGGATGCCAAGGCAGACCAGCTAGAGGCCAATAATAACCACCCCAGCCTTTCTACCAGACTATGA
- the nt5c2l1 gene encoding 5'-nucleotidase, cytosolic II, like 1, whose product MGSLTTDTTRSMEEAESEQKLSPKRSSKLSIDISSGRKDIHDRVFVNRSLTLENIKCYGFDMDYTLAMYKSPEYEALGFELLRDRLVSIGYPHELLRYSYDPSFPTRGLVYDTMYGNLLKVDSNGNVLLSTHGFTYLRGKDIHQYYPNRFIQRDDTERFYVLNTLFNLSETYLYACLIDFFTKCTRYINCPTGFQHGDLFMSYRSMFQDVRDAMDHLHDTGTLKERTLKNLEKYVVKDPRIPVLLNRVKEVAKVFLATNSDYNYTEAIMKYLLDFPPGSKNPKVSWRSFFDLVVVDTRKPLFFAEGTVLRQVDTNTGKLRIGTYTGDLQHGTVYSGGSSDIVCDLLDVRGKDILYVGDHIFGDILKSKKRQGWKTFLVVPELARELQVWTERNSLFEELRGLDNFLAELYTMLDCGHGSPDISMIQSRIKSVTYALDMCYGKMGSLLRYGSAKTLFASQLLRYADLYGSSCLNLLHYPFSYLFRAPTVLMPHESAVASQTKEIIGDFSKVNHIHKLTEDKETSENAIPETQTET is encoded by the exons ATGGGTAGCCTGACCACAGATACAACAAGGAGTAtggaagaggcagagagtgaaCAGAAGCTATCGCCGAAGAGGAGCTCAAAACTGTCGATTGACATCAGCTCTGGGAGAAAAGACATCCatgacag GGTGTTTGTCAACCGGAGTCTGACCCTGGAGAACATTAAGTGCTATGGCTTTGACATGGACTACACGCTGGCCA TGTATAAGTCTCCTGAGTACGAGGCCCTGGGCTTTGAGCTGCTTAGGGACAGACTGGTGTCTATCGGATACCCACACGAGCTACTGCGTTACTCCTATGACCCCTCCTTCCCCACCCG cgGTCTGGTGTATGATACCATGTATGGTAACCTTTTGAAGGTGGACTCCAATGGCAATGTCCTGCTGTCTACTCATGGCTTTACCTACCtcagagg AAAGGACATCCATCAGTACTACCCCAATAGATTCATTCAGAGAGACGACACTGAACGCTTCTATGTGCTTAACACGCTCTTCAACCTCTCAG AGACATACCTGTATGCGTGTCTGATAGACTTCTTCACCAAATGCACCAGATACATCAA CTGTCCGACGGGCTTCCAGCACGGTGACCTGTTCATGTCATACAGAAGCATGTTTCAGGACGTGAGAGACGCCATGGATCACCTTCATGACACA GGCACCCTGAAGGAGAGGACCCTGAAGAACCTGGAGAAGTATGTTGTCAAAGAT CCGCGGATTCCTGTGCTACTGAACCGCGTGAAGGAGGTGGCCAAAGTCTTCCTTGCCACCAACAGTGATTACAACTACACTGAG GCTATCATGAAATACCTGTTAGATTTCCCCCCGGGTTCAAAG aACCCAAAGGTGTCTTGGCGGAGCTTCTTTGACTTGGTCGTCGTGGATACCAGGAAACCGCTGTTCTTTGCAGAAGGGACGGTACTGAGACAGGTGGACACG AACACAGGGAAGCTTCGCATAGGAACCTACACTGGAGATCTGCAGCATGGAACAGTCTACTCCGGAG GCTCATCTGACATCGTTTGTGACTTGCTGGatgtgagagggaaagacatcCTCTATGTCGGGGACCACATCTTCGGAGACATCCTCAAGTCGAAGAAGAGGCAGGGCTGGAAGACCTTCCTGGTGGTGCCTGAGCTGGCTAGAGAGCTGCAGGTCTggacagagaggaaca GTCTCTTTGAGGAGCTCAGAGGTCTAGACAACTTCCTCGCTGAGCTTTATAC GATGTTGGACTGTGGTCACGGGAGCCCAGACATCAGTATGATTCAGAGCAGGATCAAG tcGGTGACGTACGCTCTGGACATGTGCTATGGGAAAATGGGTAGTCTTCTGCGCTATGGTTCTGCGAAAACTCTCTTTGCCAGTCAGTTACTGCGCTACGCTGACCTGTATGGTTCATCCTGCCTCAACCTGCTCCACTATCCCTTCAGCTACCTCTTCAGGGCCCCCACTGTCCTG ATGCCCCACGAATCAGCGGTGGCTTCCCAAACGAAGGAAATCATCGGCGATTTCTCCAAAGTCAATCACATCCACAAACTGACCGAAGACAAG GAGACAAGTGAAAATGCTATTCCTGAAACCCAGACAGAGACGTGA